A stretch of Lathyrus oleraceus cultivar Zhongwan6 chromosome 6, CAAS_Psat_ZW6_1.0, whole genome shotgun sequence DNA encodes these proteins:
- the LOC127097962 gene encoding zinc finger BED domain-containing protein RICESLEEPER 2-like: MLESALKFQKAFKRLSEKCADFVLMKDGIPNKEDWDNAKCFVNFLKIFFDITKKVSGSTFVTSSQYFNEHIKILTTLNGWIELKSSDNLLGIMAENMKVKYDKYWGKVEKMNMLIFVAVVLDPRHKMQFVRWGLNRAYPNDVAVSLYKKTEETLNKIFESYRLFLGNGQTENVTHSTQEVELVKLKAPEDAFALEVEMDMNLNESMQKNELDLYLMENLEKKGPGFDILNWWKVNSNKYPILGQMARDILAIPVSTVASESAFSTGGRVLTCYRSSLTPKTVEALICTQNWCKSSPVSVDIEELVDELENLELELAPIPQLNEGVSDIDSD, from the exons ATGCTTGAAAGTGCATTGAAGTTTCAAAAGGCATTTAAGAGATTGAGTGAGAAGTGTGCTGATTTTGTGCTGATGAAAGATGGTATTCCTAATAAAGAGGATTGGGATAATGCAAAATGCTTTGTtaattttttgaaaatattttttgatatcACAAAGAAGGTTTCAGGTAGTACTTTTGTGACCTCTTCTCAATATTTTAATGAGCATATTAAGATATTGACTACCTTGAACGGGTGGATAGAATTAAAAAGTTCAGACAACTTGCTTGGAATTATGGCTGAAAATATGAAAGTTAAGTATGATAAATATTGGGGTAAGGTTGAAAAAATGAATATGTTGATCTTTGTTGCTGTTGTGCTTGATCCTCGACATAAGATGCAGTTTGTTAGGTGGGGATTGAACAGGGCATATCCAAATGATGTTGCTGTATCTTTGTATAAAAAAACGGAGGAgacattaaataaaatatttgaGAGTTATAGGCTTTTCCTTGGTAACGGTCAAACTGAAAATGTTACACATTCCACTCAAGAAGTAGAGTTGGTAAAACTTAAAGCACCAGAGGATGCATTTGCTTTAGAGGTTGAGATGGACATGAATCTTAATGAGAGCATGCAGAAAAATGAATTGGATTTGTATCTCATGGAGAATTTGGAGAAGAAAGGTCCTGGTTTTGATATCTTGAATTGGTGGAAGGTGAATTCCAACAAGTATCCTATTCTTGGTCAAATGGCTAGAGATATATTGGCCATTCCTGTATCTACTGTAGCTTCAGAGTCTGCCTTCTCTACCGGAGGTAGAGTGCTTACTTGCTATAGAAGTTCTCTTACGCCAAAAACAGTTGAAGCTTTAATTTGTACACAAAATTGGTGTAAATCTTCCCCGGTGTCGGTGGATATTGAAGAGCTTGTGGATGAGTTAGAAAATCTGGAATTAG AACTTGCTCCAATCCCACAATTGAATGAAGGTGTATCTGATATAGACTCTGATTAG